In Brachyspira hampsonii, the following are encoded in one genomic region:
- a CDS encoding glycosyltransferase family 9 protein — MTKILIIGMNYIGDTIFITPLIRALKKHYNDCSIDVVNGIRGIDILRENPYINNIIIRDDKVSEYIISQNYDIGISATTAFYGASLLYKAKIPIRAGVNSECRGFLLNKKTSWKKHKRHIVDTILSVLKPMNIESDGINTEIFLSEKENEFGISKMKNYNNALLVHGGATRVSKRYGADNFSKLIDLFYKERKVPIILIGSKDDLDFSNEMNKRLGNIIADDFTNKLSIRELISVIKHSYALIGGDSAPLHIANACNIYSIGIFGDTLPLIYGARGEKAVNIEARRKYCTALKSFRCEYIKRGCKTIDCLKKLDPEEILPTLLSVYKDI; from the coding sequence ATGACAAAGATATTGATTATAGGAATGAATTATATAGGAGATACGATATTTATAACTCCGCTTATAAGAGCTTTAAAAAAACATTATAATGACTGTAGTATTGATGTTGTAAATGGTATAAGAGGAATAGATATTTTAAGAGAAAATCCTTATATAAATAATATTATAATTAGAGATGATAAAGTATCAGAATATATAATCAGTCAAAATTATGATATAGGAATTTCTGCCACAACCGCATTTTATGGAGCTTCACTTTTATATAAAGCAAAAATACCAATAAGGGCAGGAGTAAACAGTGAATGCCGCGGATTTCTTCTTAATAAAAAAACTTCTTGGAAAAAGCATAAAAGGCATATAGTAGATACAATTCTTTCTGTATTGAAGCCTATGAATATAGAATCTGATGGTATTAATACAGAGATTTTTTTAAGTGAGAAAGAAAATGAATTCGGTATTAGTAAAATGAAAAATTATAACAATGCATTGCTTGTTCATGGCGGAGCCACCAGAGTAAGTAAGAGATATGGTGCAGATAATTTTTCAAAACTTATAGATTTATTTTATAAAGAAAGAAAAGTTCCTATAATATTAATAGGTTCTAAAGATGATTTGGATTTTTCTAATGAAATGAATAAAAGATTGGGAAATATAATAGCTGATGATTTTACTAATAAATTGAGTATTAGAGAGCTTATATCTGTGATTAAACATTCTTATGCATTGATTGGAGGAGATAGTGCTCCTTTACATATAGCTAATGCATGCAATATATATTCTATAGGTATATTTGGAGATACTTTGCCATTGATTTACGGAGCTAGGGGAGAAAAAGCCGTTAATATAGAGGCTAGAAGAAAATACTGTACAGCATTAAAAAGTTTTCGATGTGAATATATAAAAAGAGGCTGCAAAACTATTGACTGCTTAAAAAAACTTGATCCTGAAGAAATTCTGCCTACACTTTTGTCTGTTTATAAAGATATTTGA